The Desulfurobacterium indicum genome contains the following window.
AGGCGAATAAGAAAGATAGCAGAGATAGAGAAAACATTCATCTCTGAGCAGGAAAAATAATTTTCAGGAGGAGATAGATGAGAGGAAAAGTTAGAGAGTTTGACCCGGAAGTTTTTGAGGCGCTTAAATGTGAGTACAAGCGTCAGAATGAGCACCTTGAGCTTATTGCTTCTGAAAACTTTACAAGTGAAGCTGTTATGGAGGCTCAAGGTTCCGTTCTTACCAATAAGTATGCTGAAGGACTTCCAGGGAAAAGGTACTATGGTGGATGTGAATGTGTAGATATCGTTGAGAAGCTTGCAATTGAAAGATGTAAGAAACTTTTCGATGCCGAGCATGTAAACGTTCAGCCCCATTCCGGTTCTCAGGCGAATCAAGCTGTTTACCTTGCCGTTTTAAAGCCAGGTGATACGATTCTCTCAATGAACCTTTCTCACGGTGGACACCTTTCCCACGGTTCACCTGTAAACATGACAGGTAAGTACTTTAAGGTTGTTCAGTACGGTGTTAGGAAAGACACTGAAACGATAGACTTTGACCAGGTTGCCCAGCTTGCAAGAGAACATAAGCCAAAGCTTATAATCTGCGGTGCTTCTGCGTATCCGAGAATTATAGACTTTGATAAATTTAGAGAAATCGCTGACGAGGTTGGTGCTTATCTCATGGCTGACATAGCTCACATAGCAGGTCTTGTTGTTACCGGACTTCATCCTTCACCGATGGAAGCTTGCCACTTCGTTACAACAACAACTCACAAGACACTTAGAGGACCTCGTGGCGGTGTTACAATGTGTAAGGCAGAGTTTGGTAAAGAAATAGACAAGGCTGTGTTCCCGGGACTTCAGGGTGGTCCTCTCATGCACGTCATAGCTGCTAAGGCCGTTGCTTTTAAGGAAGCGATGACACCAGAATTTAAAACTTATCAGGAGCAGGTTGTTCTTAACGCAAAAGCTATGGCTGAGGAACTTCAGAAGGAAGGATTCAGAATTGTATCTGGCGGAACAGACAACCATCTTATGCTTGTTGACCTTACAGATAAAGGTATTACAGGAAAAGAGGCAGAAGCTGCTCTTGGAAAGGCTAACATTACGGTTAACAAAAATACAATTCCTTTTGATACAAGAAGTCCCTTTGTTACAAGTGGTATAAGGATAGGTACTCCTGCCATAACGACAAGGGGTATTAAAGAACAGGAAGCAAGGAGAATTGCTCAGCTAATTGCAACTGTTCTTAAAAACATTGACGATGATGCTGTAATAGCAAAGGTTAAAGAAGAAGTTATTGAAATTTGCGGGAAACACCCACTCTACCCTGAAATGGCATCACTCTATCAGTAAGAATCTGATTTTTATTTGTGAAAGGCGGGCTTTAAAGCCCGCCTTTTTATTTAAAAGTTGAACATTTTGCTGACTGATTCACCAAAGTGAATTCTTCTTATTGCTTCTGCAAGCATACCTGATATAGAGAGGATTTTTGCGCCTTCAAATGATTTATTGCCAAGAGGAATTGTGTCTGTAACAACAACCTCTTTCAGGACACCTTCTTTAACAGCTTTTGACAGCCTTTCAACGGCAGGTCCTGAAAATACGGGATGTGTACATGTTGCGTAAACTTCAGTAGCGCCTCTTTCTTTTATTGCCTTTGCAGCGTTGACGATTGTTCCGGCAGTATCTATGATGTCATCAATGATGATTGCTTTCTTTCCCTTAACTTCACCTATGATGTTCATAACCTCTGCAACGTTTGGTTTAGGTCTTCTTTTGTCTATTATTGCAATTGGTGCGTTAAATACCTTTGCAAAGTTTCTTGCCCTGGCAACGCCACCAATGTCAGGTGACACGATAACTGTATCCTCTTCACTAAATCCGCGTCTTAAGAAGTAGTCTGCGAGGACAGGTCTTGCTTCAAGGTGATCAACAGGCAGGTCAAAAAAGCCTTCTACCTGTTTTGCGTGAAGATCAACAACAACTATGTGGTTAACACCGGCAACAGTAATAATGTCTGCAAGTAAACGTGCAGAGATGGGATCTCTTGGATTGACCTTTCTGTCTTGCCTTCCGTAAGCAAAATAAGGAATTACAGCCGTTATTCTTCCTGCAGAGGCTCTCTTGAGTGCGTCTGCAAGCAAAAGTAGTTCCATTATGTAGTCGTTGGAAGGACTGCACAAAGGCTGAATTATAAAGACATCGTCGTCTCTAACGCTTTCGTTAAGTACAACCTGAATTTCGCCGTCGCTGAACCTTCCTACCGTAACATTGGCAAGGGGAATTCCAAGGTGCCCTGCAACAGCTTTTGCAAGTTCTGGGTTTGCGTTTCCCGTAATCAGTTTTACCTGATTCATTGATACCTCCATCTATCCGATTAATTGTTTAAATTTCTTTACATTTTCTTCTATCTTTCCTTTAAACACAGCTGAACCTGCAACTGCAATGTCAACTCCGGCATTAATTATCTCAGAAATGTTGTCAAGCTTCACACCGCCGTCCATCTCTATTAGGAAGTTTAATTCTTTTTCCTCTCTCCACCTTTTGAGTTTTTTGACCTTTTCAAGTGTTTCGGGAATAAACTTTTGACCTCCAAAACCAGGATTGACGGACATTATTAGAACAAAATCAACAAAAGGAAGGATGTCTATTAAAAATTCTACCGGTGTCGCTGGGTTTATTACAACGCCTGCTTTATTTTCTAACTCTTTTATCATTGATACAGTTCTGTGAAGATGAATTGAAGCTTCAAAGTGAACAGATATCCAGTCAGCTCCTGCATCGGCAAAAGCTTTCACGTATTTTTCGGGCTCTACTATCATAAGATGAACGTCAAGAGGCTTATCGGTGACTTTTCTTATGGATTCTACAACACAAGGGCCTATAGTAATGTTTGGAACGAAACGGCCGTCCATCACATCAACATGAATGGCGTCTGCTCCTGCGTGCACAGCCTTTTTAATGTCTCTTTCAAGATTTGCAAAATCTGCCGAGAGTATGGAAGGAGCAAGTAGAGCCATTTGAAACCTCCAATAACTATTCTATATTAGATAGCCAGATACCTGAATTATAGATAATGTTTCAGTAGTATGACAGTCTTCGTCTAAAAATTTGTAGAAATGTTGGTGTTGATTATTGACACCAGAGAGGAAAATGCCTATATTATTCACCGTCAAGGTTCCCCGGTAGCTCAGCGGGTAGAGCGGGTGGCTGTTAACCACCAGGTCGCTGGTTCGAGGCCGGCCCGGGGAGCCATTTTTATAATATATAAATGAAGAACAATAAGGAAGTAGAGTAACATATCATCACATGTAATTACATATCACTCTTTCAAAATCTCAAGTCCTTCAATAAATATTAGAGTAATAATTTTGAAAAAAAAGTGGAACACCCTATAAAATTTCATGTCTTTAAGTTCTTGTGTGTCAACATTTTCAAAGCTCGTTGAAAAAAAGTGGAACGGTGTTTCACAAAAATTCAACGAAACTGATTTTATGGTTAATTATCTGAATACAGGATTTAGTTTGCACATGCAGTTTGGATGAGCAGGGCAGGCGGGTTCTTTTCCTTTTGGAAAAATTCCTTTTCCAAGTCCAAAGTCAATGTTAGCATATTTATCGCAGATGTCTTTTATTTTATGATGAGCGGGTAGTGTACGATATTTTGTGTAAGCTTGAGAAATGGGATAACCTCCTGGGGAACACCCCACAAATACCAACCCCAGGAGGCAAAAATGGAACTACAGAAGATTTTACCAGACCTAGTTAAGGAAGTGGTAAAGCAAACCTTAGAGTCAATCATGACGGCTGAAAGAGAAGTGTTTCTTAAAGAACATGGAGGAACAAAGA
Protein-coding sequences here:
- the rpe gene encoding ribulose-phosphate 3-epimerase; translation: MALLAPSILSADFANLERDIKKAVHAGADAIHVDVMDGRFVPNITIGPCVVESIRKVTDKPLDVHLMIVEPEKYVKAFADAGADWISVHFEASIHLHRTVSMIKELENKAGVVINPATPVEFLIDILPFVDFVLIMSVNPGFGGQKFIPETLEKVKKLKRWREEKELNFLIEMDGGVKLDNISEIINAGVDIAVAGSAVFKGKIEENVKKFKQLIG
- the glyA gene encoding serine hydroxymethyltransferase: MRGKVREFDPEVFEALKCEYKRQNEHLELIASENFTSEAVMEAQGSVLTNKYAEGLPGKRYYGGCECVDIVEKLAIERCKKLFDAEHVNVQPHSGSQANQAVYLAVLKPGDTILSMNLSHGGHLSHGSPVNMTGKYFKVVQYGVRKDTETIDFDQVAQLAREHKPKLIICGASAYPRIIDFDKFREIADEVGAYLMADIAHIAGLVVTGLHPSPMEACHFVTTTTHKTLRGPRGGVTMCKAEFGKEIDKAVFPGLQGGPLMHVIAAKAVAFKEAMTPEFKTYQEQVVLNAKAMAEELQKEGFRIVSGGTDNHLMLVDLTDKGITGKEAEAALGKANITVNKNTIPFDTRSPFVTSGIRIGTPAITTRGIKEQEARRIAQLIATVLKNIDDDAVIAKVKEEVIEICGKHPLYPEMASLYQ
- a CDS encoding ribose-phosphate diphosphokinase codes for the protein MNQVKLITGNANPELAKAVAGHLGIPLANVTVGRFSDGEIQVVLNESVRDDDVFIIQPLCSPSNDYIMELLLLADALKRASAGRITAVIPYFAYGRQDRKVNPRDPISARLLADIITVAGVNHIVVVDLHAKQVEGFFDLPVDHLEARPVLADYFLRRGFSEEDTVIVSPDIGGVARARNFAKVFNAPIAIIDKRRPKPNVAEVMNIIGEVKGKKAIIIDDIIDTAGTIVNAAKAIKERGATEVYATCTHPVFSGPAVERLSKAVKEGVLKEVVVTDTIPLGNKSFEGAKILSISGMLAEAIRRIHFGESVSKMFNF